In Nitrospinota bacterium, the genomic stretch CACGCCCCCAGGCAATTTGGATACTCCAAGTTCGGCGCGAAACGGATTTTTTCCGGCGCGGTGGACTTCCTTACGGTGTTCTTCATCACGCGCTATCTTCATTCCCCCCTCTATTTCTTCGGCTTTTACGGCGTGGCGCTGATTCTTGTTTCAATGGTCACCGGCGCGTACTTCATATTGATGCACTTTTACTCGCTGGCCATGGGGCTTCCCCTGTGGCATCTGGCCAACCATCCGTTATGGATACTCTCGCCCATACTGTTTTTGCTGGGCGTCATCATGCTCTTCTTCGGGCTCATCGGCGAGCTTATCACCTACCACATGATGGGGGGCGCGCATCATCTCAAATTCATCGCGGGCAAAACCGGCTTCGCGGCCGAAAAAGATGACGCCCGCTCCAGCTAACGGTTTATCAAGCTGTACCCCGGCCATATCCGGATGAAAGACATAGAAGAGCAGATCGCCTATGTGGCGGGCTCCGTGAACCGTCTGCTTTCGCAGATGGATATGGAACCGCTGTCGCCCACATACGGGTGCATGCACCTTGCCTATTGGCGCGACAAAACCTCGGACGTGGCGGACGCAAGAAGGCAGGAGGTAATGCTCCCGCTGGCAATGCTTTACCGGAACGAATACCCCGGCTCGCCCTGGCGCGGCGGCGAGCGGCTGAAAAACGCGGTCATCGCGGCCATGGTCTTCTGGCGCAAAAGCCTTTATGCGGACGGGTCGCTGGACGAATGGTACAAAGGGGAACGGGCCTTCGCCGCCGCCGCCTTCACCACCTTCGCCGTGGCCAAAACGCTGGAGGTGATGGGAACCGATTTGCCGGCGCATGTTATAAGAATCGCCCGTGAGGGGCTGGCTTCCACCGCCGGATGGCTCACCCGCAGGAACGACCTGTTCAAGACGAACCATCAGGCGGTGGGCGTGGGGGCGCTGGCCTTCGCCGGGAAAATATTGGGAGACGATAAACTTGCCGCCGCCGCCAGAAAGAAGCTGGACTCCATAATAAAGGCCCAAACGGCGGAGGGATGGTTCCCCGAGGTGGGGCATATGGACCCGGGTTACACCTTCCTCACGGTGGAGTACGTGGCCATGGCCATGGACCTGTGGAACGATTGGTCAAACGTGGCGCCCTTTATAAAAGCTTACGATTTCGCCTGCGAATGGGTTCATCCGGATTTACGGCTGGGGGACGAATACGGCGTATGCCACAACCCCTATGTATCAAGAATAGCCGCAATCCTCATGGCGCCCCATTCGGGCCGGGCGGCGTTCCTGCGCGAAAGGTTCACGGAAAAATCCGCCGGGTTTGACAGTTACAAAAACACGCTGGGGGACGAGCTTAGGCTGTCCCGCTGGGCTTTCCAGCCGTTATTGGCCTATGAATACGCGCGCAACCCGCAATCGGGCTTTGAAAAGACCCCGGAAACATTGCCGCTGTTCGCCCCATCGGGAAAACGCGGGTTTTACCAGTCCGCCAAAACAGGCTGGTTCTCCGGCAAAAATTACACCGCCGTGTTTGCGCCCGCCGCCGGGGGGCTGGTAAGGATATTCAACTCCGCCAACGGTTATTGCGTGGCCGATTACGGATACGCTTTGCGCCTCCCCGCAGGCGACGCCACCAATATCACTTATAACCGGAACCTGCCGCTGATCGAAGGCTCCAGCAAGATGATGACGGAGGCGCCCATAAGCGTTGTGAAGAAATTCATGCCGTCGTTCATCTCGCGGGTGGGTTTAAGGCTGGCCTGCTCCACGGCCATAGGCTCGCGGCTGGCCAGGATGGGCATAGACGTGGTGCGCAAGAGAAAAGGGAGCGCGCTGAACCAGTCGTCGGTGAACCTGGCGGCGGGGGAGGGGGGAATGGTACTCCGGCGGAAAGTTACGCTGGGGGAGACCTCCATCACCGTGGAGGACGAGCTGGCGTTCAACGAGGCTGTCCCAACCGGGGCCATCATGTTCTACCTGTCGTCCGGCAATGGCGGGATTACGTTAAAACCTGTCACGGATTTGGCCGATATCCCTCTGGATTCCGTTGCGCGGCGCATAGAGTTCACCAAAAGATACGAGATAGTGGAAGACACCATCATCTCGACCATCACCGTATCCAACCTTGCGTAAGAGTCTCTTGAGATGTGCGGCGTAACGGCCCTGATTAGCCAGGACGAGGCGGACCATTCCCTTTTCGCCCAAGCCACCGACCTGCTGGCCCATCGCGGGCCGGACAGCCGTGGGGTAAAACGGGACGGCCCCGTGGCGCTGGGCCACCGCCGCCTGGCGATAATAGACCTGTCGCCCGCCGGGGCCCAGCCCATGACCAACGAGACCGGCGACGTTTGGCTTGTGTGCAACGGCGAGATATACAATTACGTGGATCTAAACCGCCAGCTTAAATCCCGGGGCCACGTCTTCCGCTCCCACAGCGACAGCGAAACGCTGATCCATCTATATGAAGAATACGGCGAAAGCTTCCTGGAGCATGTAAACGGCATGTTCGCCTTCGCGCTGTGGGACGGGCGGCGGAAGAAACTTATCGCCGCCGTGGACAGGTTCGGAAAAAAGCCGCTGTATTACGCCGGGGCGGGCGAAAAACTCGCCATGGCCTCGGAGCTTAAATCCCTGCTCCTGTTTCCCTGGGTGGGAAGGGACATAGACCCCAACGCGGTGGACCGGTATCTATCCTTAAGATACGTCCCGGCTCCAATGACCATTCTCAAGTCGGCCAAAAAGCTGGAGCCGGCCACAATGCTGGTTTGGGAGGGGGAGAAGGTTTCGATACGCCGTTACTGGAATCCCGCCAAACCCGGCCCCATAGCCTATGACAGCGAGACCGTGGACCGTTTCGAATCCCTTTTCTCCGACGCGGTGAAAATAAGGCTTCAAAGCGACGTGCCGCTAGGAGTTTATTTGAGCGGAGGGGTGGATTCCGCCGCCGTGGCGGGCATGATGAGGCGGCTATCCGAGGGCCGCCGCATATCATATACCCTAAGCGTGGACTATAAATATGACGAGCGGGAACGGGCGCAAAAGATAGCCGGGCATTTGGGGTTCGAGTTCAACCCCGTAACGGTGGACTCGGCCGATTTTGACCTCCTGCCGGAAATCGCTTATCACCTGGACGAGCCCTTCGGCGACATGCTCTGTCTGCCATCGTATTTGCTGGCGCGGGAGGCCAAACGCAAGCTTACGGTGGTTCTTACAGGCGACGGGGCCGACGAGATTTTAAACGGTTATTTCCATCAGCGGCTGATGGAGAAACGCCGCAGGATGGGTTTTCTCCTAAACGCGCCGTTCATGGGCTCCGCGCTTTCAAGCGCCATAAACGCCGCTCCTCTTGCGGTTTTGAACTACTTTTTCGATTACCCGGACCGCATAGGCCAGCGTGAAAGGCTCAAAATATCCCACATGCTTGAAGGTTGCGGAAGTTTCGGCGGGTTTTACGAGGGCATAACCTCCTGCTTCACCGCCCAGGACAAGAAAAACGCCCTCACCGGTTCTTTCCGCAAATCCGTTTCCGCCGCTCCCTGGAGCGAGGAGATAGAGCGGGAATGGGCGGGCATAGACGGGTTCTCTTTTTATTCCGCCTTGAGTGTGCTAGATTTGAAATATTGGATTCCGTTCAGCGTGGTGTACCGTTTGGACAAGCTGAACATGGCCCACGCGGTGGAAACCAGAAGCCCTTTCCTGGATTACCGGGTCGTCGAAATGGCGTTGAGCCTGGAAGACGCGGGGAAAATCCACGGGAAGCGGAACAAGGTCATTCTCCGCAAGCTCATAGAACGGCTTTACCCGCCGGAGCTGAGGGAAAAGGGCAAACAGGCGTTTTACATGCCTGTCACCGGCGAGAACAGGAAACGGTTCAGGAACTGGGCCGCTACCCTGCTGGACAG encodes the following:
- the asnB gene encoding asparagine synthase (glutamine-hydrolyzing), encoding MCGVTALISQDEADHSLFAQATDLLAHRGPDSRGVKRDGPVALGHRRLAIIDLSPAGAQPMTNETGDVWLVCNGEIYNYVDLNRQLKSRGHVFRSHSDSETLIHLYEEYGESFLEHVNGMFAFALWDGRRKKLIAAVDRFGKKPLYYAGAGEKLAMASELKSLLLFPWVGRDIDPNAVDRYLSLRYVPAPMTILKSAKKLEPATMLVWEGEKVSIRRYWNPAKPGPIAYDSETVDRFESLFSDAVKIRLQSDVPLGVYLSGGVDSAAVAGMMRRLSEGRRISYTLSVDYKYDERERAQKIAGHLGFEFNPVTVDSADFDLLPEIAYHLDEPFGDMLCLPSYLLAREAKRKLTVVLTGDGADEILNGYFHQRLMEKRRRMGFLLNAPFMGSALSSAINAAPLAVLNYFFDYPDRIGQRERLKISHMLEGCGSFGGFYEGITSCFTAQDKKNALTGSFRKSVSAAPWSEEIEREWAGIDGFSFYSALSVLDLKYWIPFSVVYRLDKLNMAHAVETRSPFLDYRVVEMALSLEDAGKIHGKRNKVILRKLIERLYPPELREKGKQAFYMPVTGENRKRFRNWAATLLDRKRMEQRGLFRPLYIEGLFTAYDSGSMLATRQLTALAMLELWFDKFAATGRQP